Part of the Deinococcus fonticola genome, GCGGGCCGAAAATCAGGTTCCAGCTCATCCTGGGCGGTGTGAAACGGGCAGAGTTGTACGCCAGGCCGGTCGCGGCGAACTGGTAAGGAATGGAGTACTCGTTGCCCCGGTCAAAATTTGGGCTCACGAAACCGGGCAGCAGGTTCCTGAAGTTGCTCAACTGCTCCTTTTGCAGGGGCTGAAGCAACTTGGCCCGTACCATCGTCTGCACCACGTAATTGCTGGGGTTCGCCAGGTCGTAACTGGCCCCACCGCCCTGCAACTTGGCGATCATGGCCTCGTTACTCTCGTAAGTGTCGATAACGACGTTCACGCCGTTCGCGGTCTCGAAATCCTTGACGATTTCCGGGTCGATGTAATCGGACCACATGAAAATCCGCAGCGTCTTCCCGTCGTCCTTCAGCGTGGGTTTCGGCGTGGTGGTGCCGTTTCCCTCGGTGGCCGTGTCCTTCTTCTCCACCCGGTGACACGCGGTCAGCAGCAGCAAGGCCAGCAGCAGGGCGCGTTTCATGCTCTTTCCTTCCGGGGCCGCAGCAGGACATTCGCCACCAGAATGGCCAGCACGGTGAACAGAATCAGCAGCGTGCTCAGGGCGTTGATGTCGGGCGTCACGCCTTTCTTCACGGCGGTGTAAATGAGAACGGGCAGCGTTTTGAACCCGGAGCCGCTGGTGAAGTACGTGACCACGAAGTCGTCCAGGCTGAGCGTGAAGGCCAGCAGGGCGCCGCCCAGCACGCCCGGCAACGCCAGCGGCAGAATGACCTGACGGAACGACTGGATGGGGCTGGCCCCCAGGTCGGCGGCGGCTTCCTCCAGTTCCCGCCCGTACCCCGCAAGGCGCGAACGCACCGTCAGCGCCACGTAACTGATCTGGAAGGTCACGTGGGCGAACATGACGGTCCAGAATCCGTTCTCGTAGGTCCAGCCGCTGCGCTCCAGCAGCCCGCGCACGATGGCGTAGAACATCAGGAACATCACGCCCATCACCACATCCGGAATGACGATCGGCATCACCA contains:
- a CDS encoding ABC transporter permease, producing the protein MKSRTHPALTAWAWLTYAFLYLPILVLVVFSFNDSKFGATWAGFTTKWYGVLFAREDVREAVLNTLLVAVTSTAVSTVLGTLIGFGLWRYDFRWRTPLTFLLVMPIVIPDVVMGVMFLMFYAIVRGLLERSGWTYENGFWTVMFAHVTFQISYVALTVRSRLAGYGRELEEAAADLGASPIQSFRQVILPLALPGVLGGALLAFTLSLDDFVVTYFTSGSGFKTLPVLIYTAVKKGVTPDINALSTLLILFTVLAILVANVLLRPRKERA